The following nucleotide sequence is from Fusarium graminearum PH-1 chromosome 1, whole genome shotgun sequence.
AATCTgggaggacgacgacgagcgCCGCTTCTACGAAAACCTAGTTGATCTTAAAGGAAAAGTACCAGCTATTCTACTGGAGGAtggtaaaaagaagaagacggacaCAGATGAACAAGTGGGCAAGAAATTAGACCCGGCCGAAGTGCCCGAAACCACAAAGATTGCCGAAACCGCCGACGATCAGTCTACATCTATTGCAAACCGAACAATTGGTGCGCAAGTCGACGCTCTGCTTGCCCGTCTACCTGAGTTGACAAATAAGGACATTGTTGACCAGACGGCTATCGACTTTTGTTTCCTCAACTCCAAGGCTTCGCGCAACcgtcttgtcaaggccttGACTGAAGTTCCAAAAGGCCGAAGCGATTTGCTGCCATCCTGGTCTCGACTCGTTGCTACCTTGGGACGATACATGCCTGATGTTCCGAAAGGTCTTGTCGATTACCTGGATGCTGAGTTCCGAAGCTTGCAAAGGCGAAAAGAGAAGGACTTTTTGGGTCAGGTCCGCCTGAGTAACATTCGCTATCTTGCTGAATTAACAAAATTTGGCATTGTTCCTGAGCATGTCGTCTTCCATTGTTTGAAGGTCAGTCTCGACGACTTTTCGCGCATGAATATCGAGATTCTTTGCAACCTTATCGAGAATTGTGGTCGGTACCTGCTTCGAAATCCGGAAACAGCCCCGCGTATGATGAGCTTTCTTGAAACTCTTCAGCGCAAGAAGTCTGTTCAGCATATTGGGCAGCCGGAGCGCATGCTTATCGACAATGCCGTCTATTACGTTGATCCACCAGAGCGATCAGCTATCGAGCAAAAGGAACGCACTCCTATGGAACTCTTCGTTCGCAAATTGATCTATGTTGATATGACTAAGAGAAATTAtagcaagatcttgaagcagaTTCGAAGACTTCACTGGGAGGAAGCAGAGGTATGAACTGATCATTCGTGTTTTGTGACATCTGACTTACAATCTTCTAGGTGGTTGCCATTTTGGAGAAGGTGTTTTCCAAGCCTGGAAAGGTCAAGTACGGAAGTGTTCACCTCCTTGGAATCCTGCTCAGCGCGCTCTATCGTTATCATCCTGCCTTTGTAGTGAAGGTCATCGATAACGTGATCGAGTCAATGACGTTTGGCCTTGAGCAGAACGACTACAGATTCTATCAACGACGCATTGCTGAAGTAAAGTATCTTGGAGAGCTCTACAACTACCGTATGCTCGAACACCCTGTCATCTTTGACACTATGTACAAAATCATGACGTTCGGATACGGTGAGAAGTTCAAACGCTCATTGCGACTGTCCAATAATTAACTTTCTATAGGCGGACCGCCCGTTCCTGGCAAATATAGCCCACTTGACCCTCCCGACGACTTCTTCCGAATTCGTCTTGTTTCCACGATGCTAGAGACATGCGGCATGTTCTTTAATCGTGGGGCCGCGGGTAAGAAGCTGGACTacttcctctccttcttccaggtATGTCTATGCTACCGTTATGATGAGACATCCATGACTAAAACTTGAAAAGTACTACATCTTTACCAAGGCGTCTTTGCCTATGGATATCGAGTTCCTGGTACATGATACATTTGCTCTTACGCGCCCACAGTGGAAGATTGCCTCTGGATTGGAGGAGGCGGTCAAAGCCTTTCAACTTGCTGTTGCCCAGGACCAGAAGTCAGCAGGTGTCGATAAGGGAGTCGATGTGGACGACGCAACAAGTGACGCCTTATCTGACGATGacaatgatgaagatggtgacgacaacgatgacagtgcttcggaggaggaggaagtaGAAGTGAGTCTATCGTACGCTAATTACTTGGTAGTTGCTGACAAAATTGACCTAGGATATGGATGAGGACTCGGACAGCGATAGCGCCTTTGACGAAGAGGCCATTGTTGTGAcccgacaagaagaggaggttgACCCTGAAGACGAAGCTGACTTCGAGCGCGAATATGCCAAAATGATGGCTGAAAGTCTCGAATCGCGCAAATTCGAGCGCAAACAGCTCTTCGACGTGCCGCTTCCAGTTCGATCCAAGACTCGCGAGGCGACTTCAACAGAAGGGGGTGAAGGGGAATCCCCTCCCGGCCACACCATGGCATTCTCCCTGTTGACCAAAAGAGGCAACCGCCAACAGGTACGGATTTTGGACTTGGTACGGTGACCAATGCTAACATGCACCCAGACGCGAACTGTTGAGCTGCCTTCTAATTCGACATTTGCTGTTGCCATGAAAAACCAGCAACAGGCTGAGCGGGAGGAACAGCAACGTATCAAGAACTTGGTTCTTAATTATGATCTTCAGCAGAATGAAGATCCAGATGGTGGTACAGACCCTCAACTTCCGCAACTTTATCGAAACATCAATATTCACAACAGAAATCAGGCAACGAACGACCAGCGACGTATTATCACAACCGTTTAGACAGGTCGAACAAAGACCGAGGACAGAGGTCTCGCAAACTACAACTTAGTGATGTCGATTGGTAAACATGCACGCAATGGGTAAGGCTTCTAACTAGGTAAATCAGCCTCGGCTGAATCAGTCAGTGGATGGGGCGATAAAATACGCCAAGTCCCTGATTTACGACGACGTCCTGAAGGTGTCTCTTCGGTTCCTGCCTGAGCACATTTGCGCACACGGCAATAGTGCGTCAACCTGCGCCACACAACACAGGGCTAAATCTCTTCTGTGGCAGCATGGTAGATAATCCGAATCTGCCGCGTCTGCCTCGTCGCTAGCTCCGTTCCTGTTATTGTCGAGAGACAACTATTAAAATTGTTGCGTGAGACGCAGGGGCCGTGCCAGTTGCTTCATTAGTTGAAGAACTCGCACATTAGACGACGCCTTCCTACCCGGCGCTGGTTGAAAGGACTAGttgacaacaaggatgcAAGACCACAGCGAATGCTGATATTTCAAACCTTGTTGCAAATTGTACGGGTTCTGAGCAGGTCACCGGAAGCATATAAACCACCTAAGATCGCTGGATGTCCAGCACATTTTAGCTTAAGACTGAATTACTGAAGTTCGCATTGAAAACGATGGAACTACTGTCTTGTGCCTCTACTGCTTATCAATTGTAACGCGATATATGACTAAGAAGATGTTTTGGTTCCTTCGTGTGCCCCTGTGTCAACAGTACTTTGAATAAATACCAATACATAACAGCCTATGTCCCAATTCTACAGAACTTCAATGGTATAAAGATCAAAATATCCATTGAAGAATACACGGCCTCGTGACCCGATAGGTTGCCATCACCCTCTTGTGATGACCACCGTGGCTGACTGAATAAGGGGCGGTAGTTTGTGACATTTGATAATGAAAACGCCGCCCTATTTACGAACTGGAGGCTCTACTGGTCACGCCAAGCTTCTTTTAGGCTCCGTGAAAGTATTGATTTGTTTGTATGGGAGTTCTAGCCGTCTTGCATGTAAAATTGCCGTTTGCCTCGCCGTTTGAGGCTTCCGCTTTGTGAGGAGGCGGCATCATTGTGTAACCGTGATTCACCTGCAAGACTGAACAATTGCTTTCTACTGTTTGGGAAGAAGGTAAACAACAAAATGTAGGTAGTTTTTCTTTATTGCATCCCAACTCAATGCACCTTGCTCTTGACAAGTCTTCGTAGGCTCATAAAAGAAGATACGTGAATCTTGAATTGATGGttccttccttctccaaTTCTCATCCATCTTAGTTGTGCCACCTCCCTGACCTCTATCGTCCCGgcattttcttcttgtagGACTCGTCATATTTCACGGGTGCCCGCTGGATATCCCCGTCAAGATACCGCCTCAGGAGACAGCTCCTTTCCGAGCACTGTTTACCTTGACTTTTGGTTTCTATGTTTTCTTGCATGTTAAAGTACATGCTGTTCAGATTCGTGCTTGAAACTCCTTTACTCCGGGAGATAAGAAGTCCTTCGGTGTTCAAGTCTGCCGAGGAGTTTTATTTCGCAACCATGGCCGTACTGGACGACTGGCCTCCAGAGAATGTGAGTCGTTATAGGCACTGGCAGCTATTTGCATGCACAAAAACTCATTGCTTGGACAGATTATTTACACCAGCATAATGAGTGCAGTTCTTCTGATGGCGTGCCTCGAGTGGTTCTTATGGCTCGCAGCTTTTCTATActgtcttgtcaaggtcTTTCAAAAGTCGGAACACTGGTCCATCAATGTCTTATGCATCATTGTCGGCACCGCCTTTGTGCTCCTGCGGTAAGCtattcttctttgttctAAGTGGCACTAGCTAAAATATATTATAGAGTGATATTTCTTCCCATCATGGTGGTCACATTACCCCTTCCCGATGCTATTGCGAAACTATGGCCAGAAGAGATGGTATCATTCCTGCAGTGGTTTGCCTTCTGGGCCTTTGCCATTCTGTTGACAGTGCCATGGCTGTTTTGCATCTATCAGGTAGTGACAAACCAACTTGGGCGAACGAAACGAATGAAACAGGTTCTAGACGACGTCACTGCACCCAAGGTTGTCATCGTGATGCCTTGCTACCGTGAAGAACCCGAAGTCCTCATAAAAGCTATCAACTCAGTTGTCGACTGCGATTATCCACCATCATGCATTCACGTTTTCCTATCATTCgacggagaagaagaagacaacctATATCTCAACACGATCAGCCAATTGGGTGTGTTGTTGAAAACGGAGTCACATCCCAGAAGTATCGACGTTAAGTACCGATCTGCACGAGTGACAATCTCGCGTTTCCCACACGGAGGAAAGAGACACTGTCAAAAGGTGaccttcaagctcattgACCGGGTATACGAGGAATATCTCAAGAGAAACGACAATCTGTTCATCCTATTTATCGACTCGGACTGTATACTGGACAAAGTGTGTCTGCAAAACTTTGTCTATGATATGGAGCTCAGTCCTGGCAATACAGGAGAGATGCTGGCTATGACAGGCGTCATCACCTCGACGACAAAGAAACACAGTATCATCACTCTACTACAGGACATGGAGTACATACACGGACAGCTATTTGAGCGAACAGTTGAGTCTGGCTGTGGCTCCGTCACATGTCTGCCAGGGGCTTTGACCATGCTGCGCTTCTCGGCTTTCCGAAGAATGGCCAAATACTACTTCGTGGACAAGGCAGAGCAATGTGAAGACCTTTTTGACTTTGCCAAGtgtcatcttggagaagaccGCTGGTTGACGCATCTATTCATGATTGGTGCCAAGAAACGGCACCAGATCCAGATGTGCACGTCGGCATTCTGCAAGACGGAGGCTGTACAGTCAACTCGGTCTCTGGTTAAGCAGCGGCGCCGATGGTTTCTCGGCTTCATAACGAACGAAGTGTGTATGCTAACTGATTGGCGCTTATGGAAACGATATCCTATACTTATCCTGGTTCGGTTTATGCAAAACACCATACGTACAACAGCCCTCCTATTTTTCGTCATggtcttggccatcatgacCACGGTCAAGAAAGTGGATGACCTTCCTGTGGGATTCATCGCTATATCTCTTGGGCTCAACTGGATGTTGATGCTCTATTTTGGGGCAAAGCTGCGGCGATTCAAGATCTGGCTGTACCCGCTCATGTTCATTCTCAACCCGTTTTACAACTGGTACTATATGGTATATGGGATTTTTACGGCAGGGCAGAGAACATGGGGTGGACCGCGAGCCGACGCTGCGGCAGCTGACAGTCATACAACAGCGAGAGAAGCGGCAGAACAAGCCGAGAAACAAGGAGACGAACTGAACGTGGTCCCTGAGACTTTCAAAGCGGCACATGAAGCGCGCAGGGCTGCATCGAATCGCGAATCGACTACGACAAGCGAACTTGGCCGCACTAAAAGCGTGATACGCCCGCCTGGCAAGATCGACGGAAAGTTCTCGGCACGTCAAAAGACTGCATCGGGAATGTACGCTCAtccagatgagatggacatAAGCGCCAACGATGTTGAAAAGGGACGGAGGGGAACTAGAGGTTTCTTTGCGGATCGAGATTCGTTGGATAGTATCTCGTCAGCTCAGAATATCGACCTGGGAGTAAGTACACCACGAAGAATGAAGCTTCTcatgaatgaagaagatcttcgaAAGTATCAACTTGGGCAACAAATTCAGAACCGAAATTCTGGAATTGACGATGCAGAGGGTATTTACCGTCAGCCAATCCGAACTCCGTCAGCCTTCCCTCATGCACATTCAGCGAGCGCAAATGACATCCCTTTGCATGATTTGGGAGCCAATGATACTGCCGCACAAGGTAGTCGCAGCGAAGATATCCAGCGATTTTCAGAAGGTAGAGGTATTGGCACAAGAGCAGACAATGGACGATCGAGAAACGTAGGGAACTCGTCATTTGCTAGTCGTATGGCTAAAAGGACACCAAAGACGAGTCGTTAAGGTGAGGCGAACTACGCAGGGCTGCTTACTGCTGGTTGCGAAAGTAGACAATGTTGATTATTCTTCAAAAATGGACAATGGGAGGAATTTGATGTATCAAAAGGCTGAATATATAATAGCATAATAGGTATAAACTGACTGATTATGGTTGCTTACTTTATCTCGGCGACCCAGACTCGCGAGTTGTGCTTTTGATATTGTGTCTATAGCCCTTGAGAATGAAGCTATCTCGAACAACAAGCACGCAGCCCGTGCTCGTCGATcccacatcatcaagcccacAGTGACAAAAGTCTACCCCGCAATTCTGGAGCCGCATGGGCCATGACAACACACAAGGAAGGCTTGCTAGTtgggagatgaagatggacGAAGGCGATGACCAGGGTCCAGTCCAGTTGTGTCACAGTCGCTTCCCAAGGGCTTTGGTGCTGTTATACATTGGTTCCATACCAAAACATACCTTGAGGGCAGGCATCATGCATaggatgatgtctttgttttATGTAGGCACTTCTTGTTTAATCTTTGGTACTATATGATACAAACCAGTTACTGAGTAGACCGGTGAGGAAACGTGGACTTTGTCGGTGAGCGTTTCAGTCACCTGGAAGAGACTTTCAGGGCAAGAATCCGGCGGAGTTTGAAAATGCATGATATTAGTTTTCGACAGCTTGGCACGGTTTGTTTGGCTGTGTCATGATCATGCAAATCCAACAGGTTGTGTTGTTCTTAGTCATGCACGGAGGATTGGGCCCGGATCAGAAATGGTTTGGTCATGTCgagtttttttcttctcaGTTTTTATGAATGAAAATAGAAAGAGAAATGATAATAAATGTAACGCAGTTGCAGCAGTATCGCCAAGTGAAATGTGATACAGATGTAGATGTCGATGTATGCAACAGTAATGCCCCCTTGTGGCGTGGCAAGGTTCTTTATCGCTATATCAAAAGGCGCAACGAGTTGCCCCTCCATTCAGGCCTCTCTTTCAAAACGGAACAGTGGGGGAGGGGCAATTCTTCTCTTATTTATTCTTTATTCTTTATTATTTTGTTATTGATTCTATGCAGTTTGATGCACTCAGTGTGTAACATGACTTTGCCATGTAACTACCTGCCTATTCACCCTTGACTTGACACGTTCAGAGGCAAAAAcgtcaagggtatcaacgTTTCGAGGTTGGTGCCTTGCACAGAGTTGGTGGGGGAGAATCCCTGACATCCACTGTAAGGCGATTGATTGCGTACAGCAATACCAAGCCACTATGGAATAAGGTACCCATTAGTTGCCCAGTCCCTTGACTCGAAAAGGTACATGTGCTTTGGTGACAGAATCGCACAGAAATCTATCGTCGTTTCTAGGGTCGACCAAAGCTCATCGTTGACTGTTCAACGTGACCACAACATCCCTGGTGCGCTGCAGTGTTGTACTTGCACTAGGAATTATCATGAATATATAAATCGCCATTTAAATATCAGGTCTGTCTCTGTTTATCTACCAAGTTCTCTGtatgaaaaagaaaaaaaaaaggaacaTCACCTCGCACCTTCTAGAAGCAGCCTTGTGAAAACACACGAATCGAATCGCAAACAAGCAAAAGGTAGCATATACTTCACTTACATCATCGCTCCACGCTATCGTTTGGTGTGTAGCGCATAGACCCGCAGGTACCGAGGACTCGCACGCCGTGAGATGTGAGGGAAAACCCACTGAAAATCGAAAAGAAAGGGTGCCATTTGAAAATTTCAGTTCTGTACTTTCAGTAGGAAAGCGGCATCCCCCATTCGCTGCCCCTCCACCATAAAAAAAAACTGACCCAGCGGACCAAGGACGGTCCATAAACAAACCAACCGCCGCCCAACCTTACTATCACTCTCCCCCTCCATACACTATTCTCACGatcctctcctccatcttccGCTTTTCTTGCGATCGCTTTCATTTCCCTCTTCTGAGCTTTCCTGCGCATCGCTCAACTATATCCccccctcttctctttttacCTTAATATCGTGTCTCGGGGCAAACCCCACCAGCCGCAATCATGTCTGTCGTTGGTAAgttgccttttcttcccaaCCAGTTGCATACGCCAGTTACAAGAACTATAACCTAACTCTTGGCTCACAGGAATCGATTTCGGAACCCTCAAGACcgtcattgccattgcccgAAACCGCGGTGTCGACGTTGTGCGTATACCCTCGTTGTCTTTCACGCTATCTAATCTATCTCGACcgcttcgcttcgctttACCCCTCCATACCCAGTCGTCGCTCCCCCTTATATATCAGCATCGAGATAGATGGATAACATTAGTGATGCTCTTAGCTGACTCTGTTTGTCTTAATATAGGTCACCAACGAAGTCTCAAACCGAGCAACCCCGTATGTCATCTCCCTCTTGCTTAACTTGTCGCTTGTCGCGCAAATCCAAGCAACCCCACCATGTTTGTTGAATATCTCATACTAACAAGTTCATAGTTCTCTGGTAGGATTCGGACCCAAGTCTCGCTACCTCGGTGAGGCCGCCAAGACCCAGGAGATCTCCAACCTTAAGAACACCGTCAGCTCCCTCAAGCGACTCGCTGGCCGATCATTCAACGACCCCGATATTCAGGTTGAGCAGCAATATGTTACCGCTCCTCTCGTCGATGTCAACGGCCAGGTCGGTGCCGAGGTCAACTACCTGGGCAAGAAGGAGCACTTCACAGCTACCCAGTTGGTTGGCATGTACCtgagcaagatcaagcagacCGCCGGTGCCGAGCTGAAGCTACCTGTTCAAGATGTTTGCATGAGTGTGCCTCCTTGGTTCACTGATGTCCAGCGACGTGCTCTTATCGACGCTGCCGAGATTGCCGGCCTCCGCGTCCTCCGCCTCATCAACGACGGCACTGCTGCCGCTCTTGGTTGGGGTATCACAAAGCTCGACCTGCCCGCTCCCGAGGAGCCAGCTCGCCGAGTT
It contains:
- a CDS encoding chitin synthase D, encoding MHKNSLLGQIIYTSIMSAVLLMACLEWFLWLAAFLYCLVKVFQKSEHWSINVLCIIVGTAFVLLRVIFLPIMVVTLPLPDAIAKLWPEEMVSFLQWFAFWAFAILLTVPWLFCIYQVVTNQLGRTKRMKQVLDDVTAPKVVIVMPCYREEPEVLIKAINSVVDCDYPPSCIHVFLSFDGEEEDNLYLNTISQLGVLLKTESHPRSIDVKYRSARVTISRFPHGGKRHCQKVTFKLIDRVYEEYLKRNDNLFILFIDSDCILDKVCLQNFVYDMELSPGNTGEMLAMTGVITSTTKKHSIITLLQDMEYIHGQLFERTVESGCGSVTCLPGALTMLRFSAFRRMAKYYFVDKAEQCEDLFDFAKCHLGEDRWLTHLFMIGAKKRHQIQMCTSAFCKTEAVQSTRSLVKQRRRWFLGFITNEVCMLTDWRLWKRYPILILVRFMQNTIRTTALLFFVMVLAIMTTVKKVDDLPVGFIAISLGLNWMLMLYFGAKLRRFKIWLYPLMFILNPFYNWYYMVYGIFTAGQRTWGGPRADAAAADSHTTAREAAEQAEKQGDELNVVPETFKAAHEARRAASNRESTTTSELGRTKSVIRPPGKIDGKFSARQKTASGMYAHPDEMDISANDVEKGRRGTRGFFADRDSLDSISSAQNIDLGVSTPRRMKLLMNEEDLRKYQLGQQIQNRNSGIDDAEGIYRQPIRTPSAFPHAHSASANDIPLHDLGANDTAAQGSRSEDIQRFSEGRGIGTRADNGRSRNVGNSSFASRMAKRTPKTSR